Genomic window (Flavobacteriales bacterium):
AGCATGAGGAAGGTGAGGTTCCTCTTGGCCTTGATCATCCGGGCCTTGCGTTCCGCGGTCTCTTCCTGCTCGCTCATAACTTGTCAAGTACGTAGGCCAGTTGCACAACGGGGAGATAGAGGAAACTGGCGAACATCAGACGGCGCGCGTCAGCCTTGTCCAACGAACGCATCAGGCGCAACGCGTGCAGCAGCATCCACAGCCCCAGCAAGGCCGCCGTCAGTGCCGACCAAGGGCCGGCCAGGCCGAAGACCCACGGCAACAGGCCCGTGAGCAGGGCGAAAAAGGTATACAGGACGATGAGGAAGCCGCTATACCGGTCACGCCCGCCGCGGGAGGGAAGAAGGTGATAGCCGGCCTTGGCATAGTCGTCATTCAGCACCCAGGCAATGCTCCAGAAGTGGGGGAATTGCCACATGAACTGCATTGCGAAGAGCAGGCCCGGCCCCAGACCGAATTGCCCCGTGGCGGCCACATAGCCCAGCATGGGCGGGAAGGCGCCCGGGAAAGCACCGACAAAGACGGCCCACGAGCTGAAGCGTTTCATCGGCGTGTAAAGCGCCACGTACATGAACAGGGAGAGGAGGCCAAGAATTCCCGTGAGGGGGCCGAAGGTGTCCCAGAGAATGAAGGTGCCGACGGCGCCTGCGAGCAAGGCGGCGACGGTCGCTTCGGTCATGCTCATGGAGCGCCTCACCAACGGACGTTCGGCCGTGCGCGACATCAGGCTGTCCTGCTCCACCTCGATCACCTGGTTCAGCGCATTGGAAGCACCGGTGACCAGTAGCCCGCCCACCGTCAGCAACAAGGCGTTCACGATGCTGAAACCGCCGATCGGAACGCCCATGCCGTAACCCAGCACGGCGCTTACCACCACCAAGGAAGCCAGCCGCAGCTTGAACAGCGCTGCGAGGTCTTTCACTTTCGCCACCGCACCGATCCTGACGGTGTATGTTTCCCGGGTTTCCAAATCGGCGGCGAAAGTAAGACATGGGCACTTGTCCCGGTGCTCCTTTTCCGGAACGGGCCGGACGCAGTGATCCCTGTTGGGCGGTCAGTGGCGCACCGTTCGGAAGCGGTGGCTGTTGTGCAGGTTGGACGAGATCCCGGCCCGCACGTAGTTCGTCATCAACGAAGGCGCTTCGCCGCCGGTCTCAGCGCGGTAGGTCCATGCCAGTTCCAACATGATCCCCGATCGCGGTTCGAGCAGCCAGCCGGCCCGCAGTTCGTTCTGGACCACCGTCTGTTGGGCCGGCTCGCCCAGGTAGTAGCCATAGCTCTGGAACTTCCCCTCATCCGTGAGTACCCGGTCGTCCTCCGGCAGATAGATGTTGTTGCCATAGCTATTATTGGGTCCGGAGGCCGTGTCGCGGCCCATGATCGCGTAGCTGAGGATATCACCGATCAGCCAGCGCCCGTGACGCCACTCTCCCTCTGCCAAGCCTTCCAGAAAGCCGCTGCCGTACGGATGCGCCAGCGGTTCGCCGTAGTGCGCATAGTTCTGCCGGGTGTCCGTGTGCGTGTACATGAAGGGCCTCACATAATTCACTTCGCCCCGGAGCATCAGCCCTTTCTGGCGGAACGCGTCATGCGCCACCGCACCCACTTGCACCCCCTGCTTGTTGCCGTACCATCCTGCCCCGGCACGAACGTTCCCGAGAAGGAATTCGTCCAGGATCACCTGGGAATAGAGCTGGATCTTTTTACCCAACTTCATGTTCAGTGCGATCCCGAGCAGGGCATTGTCAGGGGAGCCGAGGCCGTATTCCACCGGCCGGTAGAAGATCACCGGGTTCACATACGAGAGGTCAAAGCCGCGCGGATATTTCGGGTCGTTGTCCTGCCATACGATCGCCTCGAACAGCCCTACGTTCAAGCGCTTGGAGACGTTCCAGCTGAGGTAGTGCATGCTGGTGAACTTCTTGGCAAAACGCGTCGGGTCGCCTCCCGCGCCGCGGATATCGTCCATCAGGGTGAAGAGGTTCACATACCGGATGTGCCATGCGGTGGTGGTGATCTTGAAGTAAGGATAGCTGTATGCCTCATCGCTGAGAAAGAGCGACCGGTGGCCTTCCCCGATAAAATTGCGGCCCTTGCCCAGGGTGATATGGAAATACTCCCCGGCCTTGTAGTCGGCATAAGCATTCCAGTCATAATGGGCCACTGTGTTACCGGAACGGTGCGCAAAACCTTCGCCGGGCGTGACCTCCGAGGCCCGCGTTGCGCTGTCCAGATAGTTGGGCAGCATTTCGGTCCAGGCTTCCACGTCCACTCCGAAGGTGAGGCGCGGCGTGGCGTTCCAACCCACCCAACCTCCTAGGCCGGCGCGATACTTCAGCAAGTCATTTTCCCCGAAGGATGCACCGGCCAAGGCATCGACCAGTGGCCCTCCGTACCAGCGGTGGGCGGGGTCGGCCATGCGGTCCATCCATGGTTTCCAAGCGGAAGGAAGGACCGTGTCGGCGGCGGCCACGGCTTTCAGATCATCGCGGAAGTAGGGTCGGACGGCGCTGTGTGCAGCGACGTCGGACCGGTGTATGAGGGCGGTCCATGGCGCGTCCACCGTTCCGCTCAACGGAAGCAGTCCTTGTTGGGCGAATACGGAAACGGGCGCCGTGAGCGCCAAAAGGCAAAGTCCCCGGATCATGCCTTGTCCCGTTTGCGGATGAAGAAAGGCACCATGGCCAGCCCGAACGCGGCGACACCGAGCAACAGCAGTCCCTTGTTCGGCAGTACGTCGCGGGTGGTGAGGCTCAGAAGGATGATAGCGATGGCATAGGCATAGAGCACGGCCACCGTGCCGCGATGGCCCAGGCCGAGCGCTAGCAGCCGGTGGTGGATGTGGTTCCTGTCCGCCAGGAACGGGGAGGTGCCACGTGCCATGCGCACCACGAAAACGCGGAAGGTGTCCACCAGCGGGAAGGCGATCACGGACATGGCGAACAAGGGCGTGGGCACGGTGCGCAGCCAGACGGGCAGTCGCGCGGTGTCGTGGTCCACCACGCGCATGGCCAGCACGCTCAGGATGGCACCGATGATCAGCGAGCCGCTATCACCCATGAAGATGCGCGCAGGGTGGGTGTTGAAAATGAGAAAGCCCACCAACGCACCGGCCAGCGTGAAGGCAAGCAGTGCCAATGCCACATCACCTGCCCAATACAGCCAAAAGCCGTACGCCACGGCACTGATCAGGCCGATGCCGCCCGCCAGGCCGTCCACGCCGTCGATGAGGTTGAATGCGTTCACCAGCACGATGTAGGTGAAGAAGGAGAAAGCGATGCTCACCTCATTGGCGAGCTCGTAAAGCCCGAGGATCCCGTGCATGTCGCGGATGCGGATGTCGCCCATGATCACCAGGATGTACGCCACCACGAAATGGCCCACCAGTTTCTTCACCGGGGAGAAGCCGATGATGTCGTCCTTCACTCCGATGAAGAACAGCAGCACCATTACGGCGATCACGATCTTGAAGTCCGCGTAGGCCGTGCCCATTTCGATGTAGAGCGCGTGGAAATCAGCCATGGTTCCCGCAAGGTCGGCCCGGGCATGCGGGAACCACAGGCTGTAGCTGAAGATGATGGCGGCGAAGATGATGATGCCCCCGATGGTGGGCACGCTGCGGCTATGGAGCTTGCGCCCCTCGGTCGGCTCGTCCACCAAATGCTTCATCCGGGCCACCTTGATGAGGCTGGGCATGGTGAAGAGCACCACGAAGAACGCGGTGAGGAAGCCCATCAGCAATATGTATCCGTGCTCTTTCACCGTTCAGCCAATGGTCAAATATCGTAGTACCTGTTGAATAGTCCGGTATGCCAAGCGATGTAGAGCACGCCGCTGTTACGGTCGGTCCGTGCCGGTTGGAGGTCCCGCATGGAATAACCCAGCGTGAGCTGCATGTTGGTCATCTGGTTCATCCGCCAGGAAACATTGAGTCCGGCATAGAGCCGCTGCTGTTGCTTGCCCGTGGTGCCTATGGGCATGTCCGGGCCGAAGATGGTGCTTCCCGGTACATCCTCGATCCCGGAGGCAAAGGGGTGTTGCTCCATGCTCAGTTCACCTTGGAACCAGATCTTCTGCCGGATCCCATAATCCACGCGCAGCACGGCTTCGGCATAGCTCGTGCCCAAGGGCGAGGCCAATGGCTGGTTGTTGTGCGTCCAGCTCATGCGCGCTTCGTTCCTTACATAGGCGTAGGGCGTAGCCTGGTTGAATTCCGCCAGCAGGTGCAGGTCCTTCCGGAACAGGTCGAACCACTGCATGCCTACCTGCCATGCATAACGGCTGCGGCCCGGATCCGTGAGTGCGAATTGTCCGTAGGCGAACATCTTGTCCGTGACCTTGTACTTGGCGTCTACGCCCAGCACTTGGGTGTTGGGGCCGTCGAAGCCGTTCACGATGGTGTTCACCCCGATCACCGGGTTCATCTGCATGGCATTGAAGGGGCGCACACCGCTTGTGTCGATCGTCTTCCACAGGGTGCCCTCGAACAGGCCCAATTGTACAGGGCCGAGGTTTACGCTCAGGTATTGGAAGGAGGCGCGCTTCCAATAGAAGAGCGATTCACTGGCCTCACCCGTGGGCAACCGGTTCGCCTCGCCCACCAGTTGCAACTTCGCGAAAATGGTGGTGTACTGGAAACGCTTGTTGGTGGTGAGCGCGCTGAACTTCACGTACGGATAAGGCGAGGCGTTGTCGCTGAGCAGCACCGAACGGTAGCCGTTGCCCACGAAGTGCCGCCCCTGCCCGAGCTGCGCGTTGAACCACGGTCGCGGTGACCAGCTCACGTTGCCGGTGGCCCAGGCAAAGTCCAAACCGCGCGAGTTGAAGGTCTTGATGCGCCCTTGGCCGGGCACCACGCCTTGGATCTGGGCATAACGGTAGAGATAGGCAGGCAGCACGGCCTGGTTTTCGTAGAAGGAGCTTTGGAAGGAGACCGTGGGACCCAAGTCCACGGCAAGCTGGAACCCGCGTCCATTGTGGCTCAGAAAAAGTTCGTTCGTGAACAGGTCGTTCTCTTGAAATTCCTGGCCAAGCTCAAACTGCAGCACGGGGTCGATGGTCATTTTGAAGCCACCGTCCTTCACGTTGATCAAGTGTTCCTTGATCAACTTTTGCGTGATCCAATAGTACTGGTGCGAGCTGTCCGGCCGGAAGCCCATCACGTTATGCAGGTCCGCGCGGCTTTGGATGATGGGCCGCATGCCCGTATGCATCGTGCTGCTCTTCTCCGCCCCGTTGCGGTCCAGGTCGTAGTAGATGTCCCGGTTCAGCGGAATATCGTTCTGCTGTGCTAAGGCCAACAGCGCTGACAGGAGCGCTCCAAGAGCGGTGAATATGCGGGGGCAAGAGCGGAGCATCCCTTTTCGGACCGGGGCCGAAGGTAGAGGAAGGGAGGTGGGCGGTGAAGAGGGCTGCGGTGATCAAGCGTGTTCGCCCTTGTCCATGAGCTTAAGGATCTCCGCAGCATAGTCATCGGACCTTCCCCCAATGTAAGGTCGCTTGGTGACAATGATCTTGGTCGGTCCGTAACTACCATGCCAATGGATCATTTGGTCAGGATCGATCTTGTGGGGCAGTTCGATCCCCAAGTGATTGATGAACGGCTCGGCCCATTCCCAATTGGTGAGCACGATGGCATACTTCGGCTTGAGTTCGTCCAGCTCTAATTGGAACAATTCGACCGCCTTGGGTTCATGTGCAGCATACTCCGACATATCCGGATTCCCGCCTTCCGCTGGAGCGATCTTCATCAGGTTGGACCACACGAGGTGCTCGCACCATGTCCGTCTTTCCCTGTCAAACCCATGGTAGTCTGAGACAACCTTGTATGAAGTCTGCCAAAAGAAGGAGCGATAAAGCTGGTACGCACTCCAATTCAGGTTGATCCAATCCAAGGGGCCGACCTCATCAATCGGGTCATCCACGGTATTTGAGAAGTTCCGTGCATCACGGGTAAGGACGACAGGGACAAGGTCCCATTTGTTCAGATTGATTTTAATTTCCCAAGTGTTGGGTGCTTGTCCATAAACGATGATGTCCGATCTCTTCTTTTCGGGATTTCCGAAGGAGGGATAGAAGAGGCAATACTCTTCATTGAGATAAGCTGGTTCTCCCCTCATGCGAGCAACGAAGCCCTCTACAGCCTTCGCGAAAAGCGCGTCGTACTCAGGACTCAGCAGGGAAACATCATCCTTGGTCGGGTCGCTCATCCGATCCGATGTTGCAGCTTATGCGCTTTGTTGCGCCAGCCCGATTGGCTCTTGGAATTCACGTATTGCACCTTGAGGTCCGGAAAACTGGTCACGAACTTGATCTTCTTGTCCGGAAAGGAGGTGTCGAAAAACCAGATGGCATCGCTGCCTTTGGCCTCGGACTTGTTTTTGGTCACGAATACGAGCAAGTCCGGGAAGGAGGTAACGATCTGGACCTTGATATCCTCAAAGGAGGTGACTTCCTTCATAATGGCCATCCGCAGTTGATTTGGTAACGACAATGTAGCCAAGTTCCCTTGAAGCATTCCGGACGTTGGCCGATCAACGGGATAACTGCCCCCTTACACTTTCGCCCCCTCGTACTTCTTAAAAGCCTCGTACACCTCGGTGATGCCATCACGCAATTCGATGGTATGCTTCCAGCCCATGTTGTGCAGGTGGGAGACGTCCATCAGCTTGCGCGGCGTGCCATCGGGCTTGCTGCTGTCCCACTTCAATTCACCGTCAAAG
Coding sequences:
- the cyoE gene encoding protoheme IX farnesyltransferase; protein product: METRETYTVRIGAVAKVKDLAALFKLRLASLVVVSAVLGYGMGVPIGGFSIVNALLLTVGGLLVTGASNALNQVIEVEQDSLMSRTAERPLVRRSMSMTEATVAALLAGAVGTFILWDTFGPLTGILGLLSLFMYVALYTPMKRFSSWAVFVGAFPGAFPPMLGYVAATGQFGLGPGLLFAMQFMWQFPHFWSIAWVLNDDYAKAGYHLLPSRGGRDRYSGFLIVLYTFFALLTGLLPWVFGLAGPWSALTAALLGLWMLLHALRLMRSLDKADARRLMFASFLYLPVVQLAYVLDKL
- a CDS encoding undecaprenyl/decaprenyl-phosphate alpha-N-acetylglucosaminyl 1-phosphate transferase, coding for MKEHGYILLMGFLTAFFVVLFTMPSLIKVARMKHLVDEPTEGRKLHSRSVPTIGGIIIFAAIIFSYSLWFPHARADLAGTMADFHALYIEMGTAYADFKIVIAVMVLLFFIGVKDDIIGFSPVKKLVGHFVVAYILVIMGDIRIRDMHGILGLYELANEVSIAFSFFTYIVLVNAFNLIDGVDGLAGGIGLISAVAYGFWLYWAGDVALALLAFTLAGALVGFLIFNTHPARIFMGDSGSLIIGAILSVLAMRVVDHDTARLPVWLRTVPTPLFAMSVIAFPLVDTFRVFVVRMARGTSPFLADRNHIHHRLLALGLGHRGTVAVLYAYAIAIILLSLTTRDVLPNKGLLLLGVAAFGLAMVPFFIRKRDKA